The window gcatttccCATGGGGGTGTCTCAAATTGCTagaggatgcagcctcctttttattccaatttcctggctgcatttccctctctctttccccactggctgaggtacttgagaggtacagactcCCCAAATCGCCTAATACAGATCCCCTTCTTATGTgcatcccccccccccccccccccccccccgctcctttctttttccctgtgtctctGTTCTTTTTCGCTAAATCCAGGAATTTAGCATGGCCGTGGATGAGCAACAATCTGTCAATTAGTGGAATTCCTATGCAATTTATGGTTCCTCTCATTGCTTCTTTCATCTATCAGTATCTGGCTTTATCTACCAGCAGGACCACTGTTTGTAAAGATACTTCCCTTTCATTCTTTCCATTCTGGCAAAACAAGCTGGTGAGGGGTGCCTAGTTTGTGCTAAAGTGAATAGCTGGACTACAGGGGAGATTGCAAGGTGGGAGGGGGCGACCTTGGGCTGCACTTCCTTTCCAACGATGCCAGGTGGATTTTACTGAAATGCCCCAAGCAGGAAGGCTTAAATATATTCTGGTAATAGTATGTCAGTTAACAGGGTGGCGAGAAGCATTCCCGACTGTTTCAGCAACTGCTGGATTGGTTATTAAGGTATTTTtagaacaaataattccaataTATGGGATTGTGGAAGCAATAGACTCAGGGGAGCTAATTTTACAGGACAGCTCCTTTAAGGGGTTATGGATACTTTAGGAATACAATGTGTGAAAAACGACGTTCACTTTCCTGGTAAATTTTAATAAgtctaataaaaaaaagacaataggagacaaagacaaaGCAAATGGTTAAAATGGCCGGGTGTTTGGCACtgtgccaagagcacacctggtgttttggaaacaccctttagataccatttctattgcatcaacttgatgcatattcataagactttatgcatattcaaacttttcaattaactagtttacattttccaggaactttTTAGCATGACCACTCCTTGGGTCCATCTTTTTAGAGCATGCGTGTTTCTTGGCTTCTGGTTTTAATTATCTTCTTATCACCTTTCAATTTGGGCAttgtctctttctttccacagatgGTGAGTGTTGATAATCAGCAgggtccccatcatctgttcattGAATGTTATCCTAACTAAGCAGACAGTTCAAACATACTATATCGACTATTACAGCAAAGCCActttaacattatacatatagcattcatcttaatacttgcaaaaagccaatattatacTATGTATCTATGACAAATGTGTGAGGAAAGATGTGTGCTAATGTCTCTACAAACAATTTGATGGGCGTTAACATCTTTGAAATGGGTCTTAATGTCTCTACTGACTTTGGACAGCAGGTTTGTTACAGAGCCCAGATAGCTTGGCTCCTGAAACAGACAGGGATCTGCACAAGCCTGAACTTCTGAACTTTGGGGTAAAATAGTAGGTTCAGAAGGCGGTTCAGAAAGGCTGTACCTTCCTAGTACgtcagccaatggggaaaggaagagggcaaCATGCGGCCGGGAGTTTAGGATCAAAGGAGGCTGGGTCCTCCaaaacttcaagaaagaaaaCCCCTGTGGGCGTGTGCCCCAGTGAactctctccctttattcgaataaagttgcaagactcctctgtctcctttatGGACACTGACTTTTCATAGTGTGATTTTCCGTACAACAGTAAGAAAACCAATACTGTGCTGCACATGACATTCCTTTTACCCGTTTCCAGAGCACAGGCGAGATGGCAGCACTTCTCTACCACACTTTTCTTCTACTACCCAGCTGCTACATTGAGACAGGGGCGGCCAAGAGTGCAAGCACCCACAGCTCCAAGAAAGTGGTGGTGGGGTCACTCCCCCAACTaccccctgccccacagcccctcacatTCCTGCCCTATGTCCATGCTTCTGTCTCATAATCCACACATCCTAACTTCGTGCACCTCGCAACGGCCCCCGTCTTTCTCAGGTTCTCATGTCCCCAGTCTAGTCTAGTTTAGTCTAGTCTAGTTCCACCCCGCCGCTACTCTCCGCCTTTTCCGCCCGGCGAGGGACATTTCAAcagtacatatatatatatatatatatatatatatatatatataaaagtatgCATCTGTTCCCCCATGCGCTCAGAGGCGCTGGAGGTGGAAGGCGCCAGGACGCTAAAGAAAACCGGCGGCGCAAGcaattcccttcccttcctaTCGCATCGTCCCACcccgccctgccctgcctcctgGGCGCGGCCTTGTCGTAATAAGAGGTGGAGCGAGCTACCGCCATTTCTGCGAGGTAGTGTTGGGCTGGTATTTGTCGTCTATCTGCTACAGTTTTCTCTGAAGGAGCCGTTGCCGCCATCGTCATGTTCTTCGCCCGCCTGGCTGCCTCTCTCGTCCGCCCTCTGCCACGACAAGCTGGCTTGGTGAGCACgctctcccctccctgcagcgAGCGGAGGTGGCGGGCGGGAGgtggccgccgccgccgccatcttggggACCGCGGTGACATTGAGAAGCTGAGGCCTCCCGCTCTCGGGAGTTTGAGATGGGGGGCTCACCTTAGCGTCGGGTGTCAGCGGGGCCAGACCTACTGATGAGAGAGTCAGGGTGCCCTCATTTGGTAGGTGGAGGACGGCCTGTCCATCCCCGGTGATGGTGCTTGGCGCTGTTGGGGTTCAGGTTAATGTCTGAAAGCTGCCCGATCCAAATCAAGGTGAGGGATTTGCCCTGCAAAGCTTTGCCAGGTGgtgttttctttcccccccccccccccatcttGGTGAGAAGAGCTGGGGATGTGAAGATCTGTTCCCGCTGGTGTCCCTTGTGAAGGTGAACGGAGGAGAGGCCTGCCCAGGCGTTCAGAGAAATAGCATTAACGGTGCCTGGAGCTGCACTGGGAGCTTTACTTAGGACATAGGAGTATAACATTTTATTGCATTCATTAtcacaaatttttttttgttgttgtttttgctCTCGTCTATGTTCTAGCCATACCAGatattttgcagatttttttttttaagagggtCATCCCTTAGAATACAACATAATTTCTCCCTTGTGGAGAACCGTGAGGGTTGTGGTGATTTCTTTCTGCCACAAGCATTTGACGTTCAGCACAAAGGTGGCAGGCGAGAGGAGATGTTGCTTTGGGATCTGCTGCGGTACTGTTGTGGTTGACAGCACTgcaacacagaaaaatgcagcaaataaTTTTGAGCAATCTCTTTTACCAGCTGTCCTTGTGATTGGAGTGCTGTGGGACTAAACTCAAAACTGAGACACGTTAAATTTATAAATTCATGATCAAAAATATTACTGTTACCtctcaacctttttttttaatgaatgagGAAATTTCACTGTTACTGAAACAATTACTTGTTCTAGATTTCCAGAAACACCCTGGGTGCAGCGTTTGTTGCTGCAAGAAACCTCCATGCCTCCAAAACATGCTTTCAGAAAACTGGTGAGTCTGAGGAAGGTCTTCATATAACAGTGTGGTCTAAGAACTTATTCTATCAGACAAAAGGGAATTTGAATATGGTGTGTGTATCAGTCGACAGAATGCTTAAGGATGTTTATATAGTGACAGTATTTAACTTAAGTTTTGCACAGTCACATCTAGCAGACTTTGCTTTAATAACTATTCAGATTATGCCCAAACCAAGGAGTGGTCACATCAGTTTATGCAGTTTATCTGCTTTGTGAGGATTCCATTCAGAATTATCTCATTCTGATAGTCAGAACTCTTGCAGTCCCCTcttattttggggaaaaaaaaaagcagcctcaaattctaattttttatcttgtttgTAACAGTATGAAGGAACAGATGACTCCCAGGCCTGCCAGTGTTTTGTCCTTGAGCATAACTTTTTGCTGCCAGCATTTTGGTGTTTAGAGAAAACAGTGTCCCTGCGTAACTGTGTTTTTGATAGTGGTTCATATACAATTTTCAAAGTGGCTTGGGGTTATTAAAtgtattagaaaataaaaatttcacaattttatttactgtttcCTGGCTGGGGAAATAAAGGGTTTTTGGAGGTACGCTGCCAAACAAATTTAAGGAATATGGAGTACACATTTTTACGGCTTATATTGAACAACTTCTTAAATGTATCAAgtttctttaaatatatttggatCTTGGATTGCAAATCACAGGATGTTTTGATGCCTCCAGTTTAAGTAACCTCTCTGCAAGTGGAGTGAGAATGTCTGTTCTTAGCCTAAttatttaatctaatttttttctagagGGAGAGATTGTTAATAGTGTAAGACATAATGAAGGAAACTGGTAACTAAACAGTCATCAATGTTTTAATTGAAGCTGTCTTGTAATGATGTGTTGAATCTGCTTTTCTTAGCTGGGAATACAGAAGCTGTTGTTTATCTTGTGCATCTAGCATGTTGCTTGCTAGACCTCGTGGCATACCAGAGAGGGCACCTTGGCCTGTAAATTCAAGACAAGCTTACTAAATTCATATCTTGTTTTAATGTGCTAAGTCAGGTGTGAAATGTCTCTTTCCAGGTACTGCTGAGGTATCCTCTATTCTTGAGGAACGTATTTTGGGAGCTGATACCTCTGCTGAACTTGAGGAGACTGGTCGTGTGCTCTCAATTGGTGATGGTATTGCCCGTGTGTATGGCCTAAGAAATGTCCAAGCAGAGGAAATGGTTGAATTCTCTTCTGGACTGAAGGTAAACTTTCACTAAAGCAGTTTGTTTAGtctagaaatatattttttacaaTTAGGACTTTTAAAGGAGAATGAGACTGTTCTTGGTGGTACCTGTGTGAACCTCTTGCAAACTTCATTTCAACTTTAATAAGTATTAGCTAGCTAATATAATACTATAAAAAGCATATATTTGAATTCATAACACTTTGCTTTCAGTGTCTAGTTCTTGGCTAGCATTTGAATTTTGTGTCTTCAACTAGGAGGTAGAAGATCTAATCTGCTattggattttgttttctttggtttcatGCTGGCTTTTTTGTTTACTGTTGAATCACAGCCTCATtctacattaaaataaaaaaaagctgtcTGACTGTTCTGAGAGTACTGCAACAGCTCTTccaatatttttaataacctAACTCACCTTGGCCAGAGAATAAGTTAGTGCTTTTTCCTTATACAAATCTTAGGCAAAAGATAAATGTTGTATTTGAATCCTGCTTattctttctgctctttttaGAGAGATAAATGGCAATGCTAGACTGCTGCAGTATAATTATGTGGTAAGTTGAAGGCTTAGGCAGGCAGGTTCTCTAACCAATATGGACATAGATGCATTGTTCATAAAAGCAGAACATTGACTATTGTTATAAATAAGATTGAGATAAATTATGTGGCACCTTATACTGTAGAATGATCACATTGGTATTAAACTGTGACAGTTTTTGTAGATGTTGGTATGGGTTTTCTCAGGATAATGTGATCTTTGTCCTAGGGTATGTCCTTGAATTTGGAGCCCGACAATGTTGGTGTTGTTGTGTTTGGTAATGACAGACTGATCAAAGAGGGGGATGTTGTGAAGAGGACTGGTGCAATTGTGGATGTTCCAGTtggggaagagctgctgggCCGTGTTGTAGATGCCCTGGGTAATCCAATTGATGGGAAGGTAAGTGTAACTTGGTGCTTACTACCTCTGCTTGTATCTATGTGATACAGACTGCaacagtttcttttctttttttaagggTTCTATTGCATCTAAGACACGTAGGAGAGTTGGCTTAAAGGCCcctgggatcattcccagaATCTCTGTGCGCGAACCTATGCAGACTGGGATTAAGGCTGTAGACAGCTTGGTGCCAATTGGTCGTGGCCAGCGTGAACTGATAATTGGTGACCGGCAGACCGGGTAAGTTAATTGCCCAAGccaaaaatgtttcctttaaCAGAGACTTGAGTGCAGTGTGCACCAATGTACAGAACTGAGCACAAAACTGTGTAGAGGTTGGGAGAACTGCAGGCAGCTTAACTTATCAACCTGTGTTACCCAGGAAAACTTCAATTGCAATTGACACAATAATCAACCAGAAACGATTCAATGATGGCACAGATGAGAAGAAGAAGCTGTATTGTATCTATGTTGCAATTGGCCAGAAGAGATCTACTGTTGCTCAGCTGGTGAAGAGGCTCACTGATGCAGGTACAGATTTTTTAAGATGGTTGAGCCTGGTAACTAGTGCCATCCTGTTCTCATAATGCTGAATACTGCTGTGACCTCTCCTAGCTGCAAGTAtagacagaattttttttttttattaaatggatGAACTACTTTTGTGGACAAGAAATCTTTCTAGGTATCTGGGGGAAAACAACCCCTTAATTTTGCTACATTGCATTAGAAGACTCTTTTGAAGTCCCAAAACTGCTGAATTTCTTCTGGAAAAGtcagcctattttttttttcctagcagagTTGAGAGGTTCCTCTTGGCAGGCCTGGTGACAAGCTATGGCCTACAAGTATTTATATGGACTTTGTGTTTCATATGCATGTAAGTGTGAATGACCGGTAAAAATTTAAGTGGAGAGTCTTGACTGCCCGAACGTAAGGGATTAAATTATAGCATCTTTTCAGGAACAGTTGACCAAGGCAGCATATGTAACAGAGCTTGCAAGAGAATCAGGTACCTTACCTCTTATCTGCTGGTCAAGCAGTCATAAGTAGCAGGAAAAGAACCCCACATTTTAGGACAGTAATTTGTTTGGGACTGTGAAACAAATGATAGTATTGCCTTGCAACAGCCAGGAAACTATGGACTTTCAGGCTGAGTTACTTCTAGAACAAAAGTGTGTCTTGGTTCAAGtttaagtttaattttaaatgaaaaagaagcCTGCAAGTGTTAGGTGGCTGTGAACTTGCTCTTGAAACTTGAGCTAGTTGAGCTAACAGACATGTTCATCTAGTACAGTAGGCTTTCCTGTAACAATGTAGTGATGCTGCCTGGGCTTGCTTTAGCAACTTAGTACTTCACATGTGCATTGTATTTGCTGATTACAGGCATGGTGAGGTAATCTACTCAGTGGTGTGTTTCTCCAATTTTTTCCAGATGCCATGAAGTACACTATTGTGGTGTCTGCCACAGCATCTGATGCAGCACCCCTTCAGTATCTGGCTCCCTATTCTGGCTGCTCCATGGGTGAATACTTCAGAGACAATGGAAAACACGCGTTAATCATCTATGATGACTTGTCCAAGCAGGTCAGGAAACGTTGTTTATAGGGCTCATAGTCTAACATTGGTGTTTGTAGCTGTAAGATCACCTCAAGTTTAGAAATCCAAAATGTTAAATGAGCTTCTGAAATCTGAAAGCTTTCTTTATATGATGTAGGCTGTTGCTTATCGTCAGATGTCTCTGCTGCTGCGTCGTCCACCTGGCCGTGAAGCCTACCCAGGTGATGTGTTCTACCTGCACTCTCGcctgctggagagagcagccAAAATGAATGACTCCTTTGGAGGTGGCTCTCTGACTGCCTTGCCTGTCATTGAAACTCAGGCTGGTGATGTGTCTGCTTACATTCCAACCAATGTCATCTCCATCACTGATGGACAGGTAGGACTTCACATCCCAGTGTACATCTGTGTTATTTACTGTCAGGTCTCTGAGGAAGCTTTCAAGCTTCTGACCAAGATAATAATTCTCTCTTACAGATTTTCTTGGAAACTGAGTTGTTCTACAAAGGTATCCGTCCAGCCATCAATGTTGGTCTGTCTGTGTCCCGTGTAGGTTCTGCTGCTCAGACCAGGGCTATGAAGCAGGTAAGCATGAaactgctgctcctcttgctaGAGATGAGTAGTGTGTAGGCCTTCCAACCTATTTCACTCGAAAGAGCTGTGAATAGAGAGGGAATAAAGCTTTGGATTTCTTAGTGTTATGAAACTATAAAAGAACAAACTTTTTATATctctttgatatttttattacttgttGAGCGAGGcgggagagaaaggaaaattgtATCTGCATAAAGATATAAGATTATGTTTCAGTATGCTGAGCTGGGTACTGATCTAACTAGAAATAGAGAATACTCTCTTAACCCTATGCTTTTAGTCCATATATGTAATTAGAGGTTTAATATTAATGATCACTGTTTTAGGGAGGCATGCTTATATTAAAAGGTGGGAtatttagaaatgcaaataatCATCTGTCAGGATCTTGGGATTCAGTTTTCTGGTATGGAAAGCAAAGCCGACTTGTGACAGCTGTCATCTGAAGATAACCTGCAAACTCCTAGATACATTTAAAAGGTGATCAAACTCAGTCTGATCTGTATATTGTGTTGTAGGTGGCAGGTACCATGAAGCTGGAATTGGCTCAGTATCGTGAAGTAGCTGCCTTTGCCCAGTTTGGCTCTGATCTGGATGCTGCTACACAACAGCTGCTGAACCGTGGTGTACGTCTGACAGAGCTACTCAAACAAGGACAATATGGTGAGTGTCTTGAACTTAAAAAGTCTGCATTTCACATTAGTCACTTGTGCTAACAAAATTGGTCTTTGTGGCAGCATTTACCATGTCCATTCTGTGCATATGGTAAATGCAGACTTGCTTTTGAACCATGTTGTGTATGTGCAGTTGATCTTCAAAGAAAGGACTGCATAGTACTGATGTGTCCTGATGTGAGAGTTACTGATGCCATGAGTGCTCTCTTCTGCAGTTCCCATGGCTATTGAAGAACAGGTTGCAGTCATCTATGCTGGTGTAAGAGGTCACTTGGACAAGCTGGAGCCCAGCAAAATTACTAAATTTGAGAGTGCTTTCCTAGCTCATGTACTGAGTCAGCACCAGGCTCTCCTCTCCACAATCAGGTATGATGATTTATCCTGCTTCATCCCAAGGGTATTGATTTGATGGCTGGAGTACAGATAATGGTCACTGAACTGTTAATTTAGTGTAGCCCAGAACACCAGGCCTTAAGCTGCCTGTACCAGAACTGGAAATTAAATCAGCCTTCCAGTTGTCCAGAGCTCAGCTTTCATGACTTTAGTTCTTAGGAAATCCAGTTGATGCTTAAAATGGAGAAAGGGGTGTTATGTTAGTAGTACAAATTCATGTATCAAACATAAATGTTTTAATTCATCTACTAATTTTGTTAGAAATGGGAAGGTTTGCTGTGAAGCCTTTGTCTTAGGGATTGACCATCTATCTATTTCTGTGTTGGAAGTTTAACTAAACTCTTTCAACAGGACTGAAGGGAAGATCTCTGACCAGACAGAAGCTAAGTTGAAGGAAATAGTCACAAGTTTCCTGGCTACTTTTGAGGCATAAACTTAAAACTGTTCAAACAGACCAGGCTCTTGTGATCCAGTGCTCCAGTTCCATCAAAGATTTAAAAGTGTGCAACTTGAATGTACAGATCTCAATGAGAATAAAAGTTCCTATGTAAAAAGGCTTGTATATTCTGATTGCCTTCTAGCTAGCTGCTTTCACCTTTAAAACTGTGGAGGAGTCCCTCTGACACGTGCTTGCTTAAAGGAACTCTGAATAATTGGGGGTATCTTAACTCCCCAGCTGGATCAAACTCCACTTACATGAATGAGGAGGTGTAGCAGTTAGTTTCTGGAGCTGTGACCACAGTTCCCATTGTGACAGAGCTGAGTGTTGTTCTTGGAGTCTTCATACTTTTTGCCAGGCAGCTGATATCTGAGAAAAAGGCATTCAGCTGGGGAAACAGTTTATGTTGTCTTGGGTGGTAACTAGTTGGACCTCACAGGAATCTCAAACAGCCTGATACTGTGGCAGAGTATTTCTTAGAATTGCTGTCTAACCTATCCTGGGGCCTGGCTTTTGGAAGATAGGTTCTCTCGGAACTGAGGTCCTTGTGTCTTGGGACAACTGTAGTTGACTAATTCTGTCAATAAACTGTCAGCAATTGTTAGTGGGTGGGATGGAGGAAGGTTATATACCAGAACATTGCTTTCATTTCCCAACTTCTGCATGCCATGTGAGGCGTGAGATCCCAGTGTTAGACCTATCTAGGATGTAGGAAAGTTAAAAGTTGCTCTACTTTGTGTGGTGTATTCAACTTTACCTGGTGCACTGGAGTGTGGACCTGATTTTCTCTGAGCCTGAGGGAATTGCAGGCTGTCAGTGGCAGATCTGTTCCCACGGGAAAGTTTCTTGGGAAATCTCACACTCAAGGACAACATTTGTAAATCATCttgctttctcaaaacagttctgcATAACTGTCGATagcatgtttttctcttgtcccaccaatgggacaagaggTGGTGTTCCCTTACCCAATCATGTTAACCCTGTAGCCTAAGAccctataaaagctgaaaagtttggAGAATAAAGGCTCATCTTCCTAGCAACTTGGCTGGTGTGTGCTGTGAACCCGCTCTTCTACAtcgtgtccaacagtgacactgGAGCTTGGTCCTTAATCCTTGGTGAGCTATTGTACTGCAGTTACCTGTGATCAGGACTGCTCTTGAGGCTGCTCACTCTGTTCCCAGTTAATTTCCTTCACAGGACTATCTTGCCTCCCAGTTTGAACCTGCTGTGTTACAGGCAGCTAGATGCATTTTGACAGTTCCAGGCTAACAAGCTGCTCTGGTGTACTGGGTCTGATTAAGGTAAAGTTCACAGCCttcacagtgctgtgctttacATTAGTAGCTAGAAGGGTGCTTATAATAGaccagtgttttggctactgctgagcagtgctgtccCTCTGACATTCCTTCCCCCATCAAAGGGATGGAAGAGGACAGAACCAGGCCAGCTGACCCAAATTAGCCAAAAGGACATTCCATACTGATGCCTTTTGGGACTACCTAAAAACAGGCCAGACAAaattaagggaataaaaagcagttattgaagggccttcaggtacattttGGGCAAATGAaggcccccccccccccccccccccccggggctACACCCAAAAAAATGGATGATGGGTCACAGATTTTCAtacttttataagtttggtccatttgcatatTGGGGGTTAAtcttccaattacagcttcaggtaatgaaggCATTTACCCCAAGTTTGTTCACCTCTCAACTCACTTTAGTTTACATTTCTTGGGGCCTGAGACAGTAAGGTGTCCTTGATTCCCAGGCCtagagaggaattgttttgtctgaccaaaatggGAAAACAGTAGCTAACACTATATGGAGTTCAGTTATACACTAAAGAATTGCAGGattacaaatatatgaaaaatagcTAAGATCCTAAGGCATCAATACTATATGATGTCAGCTCAGATATATAAATCtaagggagagaaaagagggGTGTTTGTGATTCTTCAGTTTTCCTTCCAGAGGAACCATTATGTGTGCTGTGAAAAATGAGATTCAcacttttttatataaaattgaaagagtttaatagaaaattaggagacagaaataaagcaaaatgaacaaatatgGCTGGGTGCctcagcattcagccaagagcaTGCCTtgctaacaaaggattgtcccttaaaaacacaaatctaTTACATATTCATAAATTATAAATTCTTATACATTattcaaacattcctcttaAGTTTTAGATGTTCCTTTGTTTAGCTTCAACTCCCCTTCTCTCCAATAGATCAGTCATCTCGGCTCTGTTGAGTCACACTCCCCAATAACAGAGGTTCAGTAAATTCCTCCCTTGGAGCTCtgctcactgctgtcttcaCCTGGATAAGATAATCTAAGAATGCAGGGGGGTTCTGACTATCTTTTCAGTCTCTAGGTTATATGAACAAAAgcagtctttattttaataccatGCTACAGcctaacatatatatatatgtattacaTGATCATTTCTAAGTTttatcaataacagaaataaaaggaattatATTAGTACAGCAAAGTTTTccaacattatacatataacatttgttttaatatttgtgaaaagccaataatataatatgCAATTATATGCTGAAGCCCTACTTCCCAGGAAATGTCTGAACATCGTTGTTAATGGGAAGTAGAGATTGACATTCCTTTTTAGCTTATGCATACACAGaatctcatttatttctttcctttcactgTAATAAAACTGCCTTATCTCACCCACTGGTTGTTCTCAATCTTATTCTTGCCCCTGTCCCATTAAGAAAGGCAGTAATAGAGCAGCTTAGTGGGCATTTGGCACCCAGCCAAGGTCAACCTGCTACATTTGTTAATGGCCTGAGTGTTTGGAGTGTGAGCTCTGCAGTACAGGAAACAAATGAACACTTATTTTTAGCCCAAGAGTGTCAGACATCTTTCTTGGGAGAGCTGACATGTTAGAGTAGGGAGGCCTGGGAAAGTCAGCTGTTGTAGCCCCTTTAGGCCATGATAGTGTGGATTTGTAATGATGGCTTGTGCCCTCTTGGGAGTGTGGACAGGGTTTGTCTGGTTTAAGTCAGCCTCAGGTTACAATTAAGCAGACTGGTTTCAGTAAGTggaatatgctttttttttaaacattactGTTTTAGCTATCCACATGTTAAAGCAGGCAGCAGGTCAGAGCAGCAGGTGTGATTCAGGCTTTCCAGCAGTGTCCTATCTCAGCTGCTTTCATCTTTAAGCACTGCTCAGAGGTTTGTTTACCTGGCATCTCCTCTTGGTCAGTGGCCCATAATAAGCTATAAATAAGAGTAGGATGTGTATTGTGAAGGAGGGTTGTGTCttatgagaagcagctgagggtgtttaacctggagaaaaggaggctcagtgTCCACCTTTTTGTGTTCTACAACcccctgaaaggaggttgtagcaagGTGGGAGTTGGTCACTTCTCCTAAgtaacaagtgataggacaagaggaaatggcctccaGGTGtaccagggaaggtttagattgtaTATTAGAGAAATTTATTCACTGAAAAgatggtcaggcattggaacgggctgcccagagaagtggtggagtcaccatccctggagggatttaaaagatgcgtagatgtggcacttgaggacatggtttagtggtgggcttggcaaTGCTGGTTTAATGGTtagactcaatgatcttggagatcttttTCAACCTAAGCAATTCTGCAATTCTATGAAACCTTTCCAAAATACTCTGGCAACCCCATGCCAAGCTATCTGGGAAAAGCACTGCAGATTGTATGGGTGTGGCCATGCAGCAGCTGGCTCTGTTGCTCACCCTCTGCTCCACATTTCCTTTGGGAAACCGTGTGGGTTAATTGTGTTTGGCTATCACTAGTGGGTTTTTCCCATGGCATGCCAATGCCGGTACCTCGTGTTCCCTTGATCTCACCCATCTGCAGCAGTGCACCTTGTTCtgttgcactatattaggaatggtGAGGAGTACGACACTGACTCCCTTAGCTTCATTGTCCAAGaaagcaaagtttattattcttaatcttcttttatacacGTTTGAGAAGGtccgagaggtaaaactctcattggtcattaaagcaacacatcaccataagcggaacaccaccccttgactaaGCAACACCTGcagattgttgtcctttaccaaggactgtttggattctttctcatgctttcttaggccagagtgagaagcttgtgtgacttagtttcacacaggctctgttccctgcttgctttttgcatgtcctagtttagggcaaattagggaggaaaactccaaatggggatttc is drawn from Poecile atricapillus isolate bPoeAtr1 chromosome W, bPoeAtr1.hap1, whole genome shotgun sequence and contains these coding sequences:
- the LOC131591463 gene encoding ATP synthase subunit alpha, mitochondrial-like; amino-acid sequence: MFFARLAASLVRPLPRQAGLISRNTLGAAFVAARNLHASKTCFQKTGTAEVSSILEERILGADTSAELEETGRVLSIGDGIARVYGLRNVQAEEMVEFSSGLKGMSLNLEPDNVGVVVFGNDRLIKEGDVVKRTGAIVDVPVGEELLGRVVDALGNPIDGKGSIASKTRRRVGLKAPGIIPRISVREPMQTGIKAVDSLVPIGRGQRELIIGDRQTGKTSIAIDTIINQKRFNDGTDEKKKLYCIYVAIGQKRSTVAQLVKRLTDADAMKYTIVVSATASDAAPLQYLAPYSGCSMGEYFRDNGKHALIIYDDLSKQAVAYRQMSLLLRRPPGREAYPGDVFYLHSRLLERAAKMNDSFGGGSLTALPVIETQAGDVSAYIPTNVISITDGQIFLETELFYKGIRPAINVGLSVSRVGSAAQTRAMKQVAGTMKLELAQYREVAAFAQFGSDLDAATQQLLNRGVRLTELLKQGQYVPMAIEEQVAVIYAGVRGHLDKLEPSKITKFESAFLAHVLSQHQALLSTIRTEGKISDQTEAKLKEIVTSFLATFEA